A single region of the Polymorphum gilvum SL003B-26A1 genome encodes:
- a CDS encoding D-alanyl-D-alanine carboxypeptidase family protein: MFGGLFDRRALSFGVLIAAFLAAVQAPPARADIGSWIVIDADSGQVLDEFQGTRRWYPASLTKMMTAYVTLKAIREGRSSLDSAVTQSQNSLAQPPSKMGFKVGTQMTVDTALKIVMVKSANDIAVALGEAIGGTEANFVALMNAEAARLGMRDTHFANPHGLPDNRQVSSALDMAILARALRRDFPEARGYYGHAGLTFGKQTLRSANREFLLRVPGADGMKTGYICNSGYNVAASATRRGRTVIAVVLGASSGLERTAFAREAIDKGFRARGSGRTVDNMPRSAGQPPEDAYCKRNPKPGPEEILARYDIEAGGGMRASTLSFFAPGEGRPLIPGAAAPAVNDPSEDADDDIKTGSGKVDWGKVLDRTVGVQQVAYAPVPVHVGLPKGAGAPAKAITLAPGVVVPLPPSKPLDLRPAAMVAPSETGNAGFVPAAPGSIFRAATDSGAPVPRPSPNR, encoded by the coding sequence GTGTTCGGCGGACTATTCGACAGGCGGGCGCTCTCCTTCGGCGTCCTCATTGCGGCGTTTCTCGCAGCGGTTCAGGCACCGCCCGCGCGGGCAGACATCGGCTCCTGGATCGTGATCGACGCCGACAGCGGCCAGGTGCTCGACGAGTTCCAGGGGACGCGCCGTTGGTATCCGGCCTCGCTGACCAAGATGATGACCGCCTACGTGACGCTGAAGGCGATTCGCGAGGGGCGCTCCAGCCTGGACTCGGCGGTGACCCAGTCGCAGAACTCGCTCGCCCAGCCGCCCAGCAAGATGGGCTTCAAGGTCGGCACGCAGATGACCGTCGACACTGCGCTCAAGATCGTCATGGTCAAGTCGGCGAACGACATAGCCGTGGCGCTGGGCGAGGCGATCGGTGGCACGGAGGCGAATTTCGTTGCCCTGATGAATGCCGAGGCGGCGCGCCTCGGCATGCGCGACACGCATTTCGCCAATCCGCATGGCCTGCCCGACAACCGCCAGGTGTCCTCGGCGCTGGACATGGCGATCCTGGCCAGGGCGCTCAGGCGCGACTTCCCCGAGGCGCGCGGCTACTACGGCCATGCCGGCCTGACCTTCGGCAAGCAGACCCTGCGTTCGGCCAATCGCGAATTTCTGCTCCGGGTGCCCGGCGCCGACGGCATGAAGACCGGCTACATCTGCAATTCCGGCTACAATGTCGCGGCCTCGGCGACGCGGCGCGGGCGGACGGTGATCGCGGTCGTGCTCGGCGCTTCCTCGGGGCTGGAACGCACCGCCTTTGCACGCGAGGCGATCGACAAGGGGTTCCGGGCGCGCGGCAGCGGCCGCACGGTCGACAACATGCCTCGCAGCGCCGGCCAGCCACCGGAAGACGCCTATTGCAAGCGCAATCCGAAGCCGGGACCGGAGGAGATCCTGGCGCGCTACGACATCGAGGCCGGCGGCGGCATGCGCGCGTCGACACTGTCGTTCTTCGCTCCCGGCGAGGGTCGGCCGCTGATCCCGGGAGCCGCGGCGCCGGCGGTGAACGATCCGTCCGAGGATGCCGACGACGACATCAAGACCGGGTCCGGCAAGGTCGACTGGGGCAAGGTGCTCGATCGCACCGTCGGCGTGCAGCAGGTCGCCTATGCGCCGGTTCCGGTCCATGTCGGCCTGCCCAAGGGGGCGGGCGCGCCGGCAAAGGCCATCACCCTGGCGCCCGGCGTGGTCGTGCCGCTGCCGCCGTCCAAGCCGCTCGACCTGAGACCGGCGGCCATGGTCGCCCCGTCTGAGACCGGCAACGCGGGCTTCGTTCCCGCGGCGCCCGGCTCGATCTTCCGGGCGGCGACGGATTCCGGCGCGCCGGTGCCGCGCCCGAGCCCGAACCGCTGA
- a CDS encoding urease accessory protein UreD, which translates to MKADGAAAETRNLDAALQRMRGDARVAFTLRSGITVLADLYQSGSAKIRLPKVYAGPPVAVLINTAGGITGGDRLTCEARVGAGAHAIVTAQAAERAYRSAGGTGMVTTNLHAQDGATLEWLPQETILFDASALSRRLDADLSGSARLLAVESVILGRTAMGETLSRLAFRDRWRIRRDGRLVFADDIRLDGDPTTLLSGPATAAGARAFATVLDCAPDAPERLALARDALPRFSGRAAASAWNGVLLARFVGPDARDLRSALAAFLETYRAAALPRVWSC; encoded by the coding sequence ATGAAGGCCGACGGCGCAGCGGCGGAGACCAGGAACCTCGACGCCGCGCTGCAGCGGATGCGGGGCGACGCCCGTGTTGCCTTTACCTTGCGCAGCGGCATCACCGTCCTCGCCGATCTCTACCAGAGCGGATCCGCCAAGATCCGCCTGCCGAAGGTCTATGCCGGCCCGCCCGTCGCAGTCCTGATCAACACCGCCGGCGGCATCACCGGCGGCGACCGGCTGACCTGCGAGGCCCGTGTCGGCGCCGGCGCGCACGCGATCGTCACCGCCCAGGCGGCCGAACGCGCCTATCGCAGCGCCGGCGGCACCGGCATGGTGACCACCAACCTCCATGCGCAGGACGGCGCCACGCTCGAATGGCTGCCGCAGGAAACCATCCTGTTCGATGCCTCGGCCCTCAGCCGCCGCCTGGACGCCGATCTTTCCGGCTCGGCGCGCCTGCTGGCGGTCGAATCGGTCATCCTCGGCCGCACTGCCATGGGCGAGACGCTGTCGCGGCTCGCCTTCCGCGACCGCTGGCGGATCCGCCGGGATGGCCGCCTGGTATTCGCCGACGATATTCGTCTCGACGGCGACCCGACCACACTCCTGTCCGGTCCGGCGACCGCCGCCGGCGCGCGCGCCTTCGCCACCGTCCTCGACTGCGCCCCCGACGCGCCCGAACGCCTCGCCCTCGCCCGCGACGCCCTGCCGCGCTTTTCCGGTCGCGCCGCGGCCAGCGCCTGGAACGGCGTCCTGCTCGCCCGCTTCGTCGGGCCCGACGCGCGCGACCTGCGCAGCGCGCTTGCCGCCTTTCTCGAAACCTACCGCGCCGCGGCGCTGCCACGGGTATGGTCCTGCTGA
- a CDS encoding ubiquinone biosynthesis hydroxylase: MKTKSAAQDMLDVAIAGGGYVGLSLALALKQADPDLKVAVIDPKPGDALAKDPRASAIAAAACRMLDRLGVWQDIAAEAQPINEMIVTDSRLRDAVRPVFLTFGGDRESGEPFAHMVPNARMLPALHEAAAALGTEYLQPDGLHSFQVQPDCVVLHTDRGTERRARLLVAADGVRSRLRDLAGIRTVHWAYGQSGIVTTVAHERPHNGRAEEHFLPAGPFAILPLKGNRSSLVWTERTADAERLVRSDDFTFELELERRFGHHLGKLHLTGPRHAYPLGLTLARDFVRPRFALAGDAAHGIHPIAGQGLNMGFKDVAALAEVLVEARRLGQDLGAMDVLERYQRWRRFDTFQMGVVTDVLNRLFSNDVDLVRGVRDFGLGLVDRMPRLKTLFIREASGFAGPAPRLLAGEAI, from the coding sequence ATGAAGACGAAATCGGCAGCGCAGGACATGCTCGACGTCGCCATCGCCGGCGGCGGGTATGTCGGGTTGTCGCTGGCGCTGGCGCTCAAGCAGGCGGATCCGGATCTGAAGGTGGCGGTGATCGATCCCAAGCCGGGCGATGCCTTGGCGAAGGATCCGCGCGCCTCGGCGATCGCGGCGGCGGCGTGCCGGATGCTCGACCGGCTCGGCGTCTGGCAGGACATCGCCGCCGAGGCCCAGCCGATCAACGAGATGATCGTCACCGACAGCCGGCTGCGCGATGCCGTGCGGCCGGTGTTCCTGACCTTCGGCGGCGACCGCGAAAGCGGCGAGCCCTTCGCCCATATGGTGCCGAACGCCCGCATGCTGCCGGCGCTGCACGAGGCGGCGGCGGCGCTGGGGACCGAATACCTGCAGCCCGACGGACTGCACAGCTTCCAGGTGCAGCCCGACTGCGTGGTGCTGCACACCGACCGGGGCACCGAGCGTCGGGCGCGCCTGCTGGTGGCGGCTGACGGCGTCCGGTCGCGGCTGCGCGACCTGGCGGGCATCCGCACCGTGCACTGGGCCTACGGCCAGTCGGGGATCGTTACCACCGTCGCCCACGAGCGGCCGCACAACGGCCGAGCCGAGGAACATTTTCTGCCCGCCGGGCCGTTCGCGATCCTGCCGCTCAAGGGCAACCGCTCGTCGCTGGTGTGGACGGAGCGGACGGCGGATGCCGAGCGGCTTGTCCGCAGCGACGACTTCACCTTCGAGCTGGAGCTGGAGCGCCGCTTCGGTCATCATCTCGGCAAGCTGCATCTGACCGGTCCGCGCCACGCCTACCCGCTCGGCCTGACCTTGGCGCGCGATTTCGTTCGGCCGCGCTTCGCGCTTGCCGGCGATGCCGCCCACGGCATCCACCCGATCGCCGGCCAGGGCCTGAACATGGGTTTCAAGGACGTGGCGGCGCTGGCCGAGGTGCTCGTCGAGGCGCGCCGTCTTGGCCAGGATCTCGGCGCGATGGACGTGCTCGAGCGCTATCAGCGCTGGCGCCGGTTCGATACCTTCCAGATGGGCGTGGTAACGGACGTGCTGAACCGGCTGTTTTCCAACGACGTCGACCTGGTGCGCGGGGTGCGCGACTTCGGTCTTGGCCTGGTCGACCGGATGCCGCGGCTGAAGACACTGTTCATCCGCGAGGCCTCCGGCTTCGCCGGGCCGGCGCCGCGCCTGCTCGCAGGCGAGGCGATCTGA
- a CDS encoding urease subunit beta, which produces MIPGELFPAEGEIELNAGAPVLSLDVANTGDRPVQVGSHYHFAETNPALAFDREAARGMRLDIPAGTAVRFEPGQTRTVALIPYRGARTVYGFNQKVMGPL; this is translated from the coding sequence ATGATTCCCGGAGAACTCTTCCCCGCCGAGGGCGAGATCGAACTCAACGCTGGCGCCCCGGTGCTCAGCCTCGACGTCGCCAACACCGGCGACCGGCCGGTCCAGGTTGGCAGCCACTACCACTTCGCCGAGACCAATCCGGCGCTCGCCTTCGACCGCGAGGCGGCGCGCGGCATGCGCCTCGACATTCCCGCCGGCACCGCGGTGCGCTTCGAGCCCGGCCAGACCCGAACGGTGGCGCTGATCCCCTATCGAGGCGCCCGCACCGTCTACGGCTTCAACCAGAAGGTCATGGGTCCGCTGTGA
- a CDS encoding urease subunit gamma encodes MNLTPREKDKLLISMAAMVARRRLERGVRLNHPEAIALITDFVVEGARDGRSVADLMQAGATVLTRDQVMDGVAEMIHDVQVEATFPDGTKLVTVHDPIR; translated from the coding sequence TTGAATCTCACCCCGCGCGAAAAGGACAAGCTGCTGATTTCCATGGCCGCCATGGTCGCGCGACGGCGCCTGGAGCGCGGCGTCAGGCTGAACCATCCGGAGGCCATCGCGCTGATCACCGATTTCGTCGTCGAGGGCGCCCGCGACGGACGCTCGGTCGCCGACCTGATGCAGGCCGGCGCGACGGTTCTGACCCGCGACCAGGTCATGGACGGCGTCGCCGAGATGATCCACGACGTCCAGGTCGAGGCCACCTTTCCCGACGGCACCAAGCTGGTGACCGTCCATGACCCGATCCGGTGA
- a CDS encoding CobW family GTP-binding protein, which translates to MSEPHPIEAAPRGPKPPIPLSILTGFLGAGKTTLLNRILKDPAMADTAVIINEFGEVGIDHLLVDKSSEGILELSSGCLCCTIRGDLINTLEDLLRRLDNGRMERLARVVIETTGLADPAPILHTVMLHPYLVLRYRLESVVTLVDAVNGAATLDAHEEAVRQAAVADRIVLTKTDLVDTDSKRVDLDALRDRLAALNPGAVMLDAQAGEAVPARLFDAGLYDPATKIPDVAKWLKAETYEAHGHGHSHGHHHHDHGHDHHAHDVNRHDDRIRAFTLSTSRPIPASALEMFLDLLRSAHGPKLLRMKGIVQIAEDPDRPVVLHGVQHVFHPPATLPAWPDADRRTRLVFITCDLPEGFVRRLFEAFTGALLPDTPDASAMTDNPLAISGFSGRR; encoded by the coding sequence ATGAGCGAACCCCATCCGATCGAGGCGGCGCCGCGCGGCCCCAAGCCGCCGATCCCCCTGTCCATCCTCACCGGGTTCCTCGGCGCCGGGAAGACGACCCTGCTGAACCGGATCCTCAAGGATCCGGCGATGGCCGACACGGCGGTGATCATCAACGAGTTCGGCGAGGTCGGCATCGACCACCTGCTGGTGGACAAGTCGAGCGAGGGCATCCTTGAGCTGTCATCAGGCTGCCTATGCTGCACGATCCGTGGCGACCTGATCAACACCCTGGAGGATCTGCTCAGGCGGCTCGACAACGGCCGCATGGAACGCCTGGCTCGAGTCGTCATCGAAACCACCGGACTCGCCGACCCGGCACCGATCCTGCACACGGTGATGCTGCATCCCTATCTGGTGCTGCGCTATCGGCTGGAGAGCGTGGTGACGCTGGTCGACGCGGTCAACGGCGCGGCGACGCTCGACGCCCACGAGGAAGCGGTGCGTCAGGCGGCGGTCGCGGACCGGATCGTTCTGACCAAGACGGACCTGGTCGATACCGACTCCAAGCGTGTCGACCTGGACGCGCTCAGGGACAGGCTTGCCGCGCTCAATCCCGGCGCGGTCATGCTCGACGCCCAGGCCGGCGAGGCGGTGCCGGCGCGGCTGTTCGACGCCGGGCTCTACGATCCGGCGACCAAGATCCCGGACGTCGCCAAGTGGCTCAAGGCCGAGACCTACGAGGCGCACGGCCACGGTCATTCCCACGGCCACCACCATCATGATCATGGTCACGACCATCACGCCCACGACGTGAACCGTCATGACGACCGGATCCGGGCCTTCACGCTGTCGACGAGCCGGCCGATCCCGGCTTCGGCACTGGAGATGTTCCTCGATCTGCTGCGCTCGGCGCACGGGCCGAAGCTGCTGCGCATGAAGGGCATCGTCCAGATCGCCGAGGATCCCGACCGGCCGGTGGTGCTGCACGGCGTACAGCATGTTTTCCATCCACCGGCGACACTGCCGGCGTGGCCGGACGCCGACCGCAGGACGCGGCTGGTGTTCATCACCTGCGACCTGCCGGAGGGTTTTGTGAGGCGCCTGTTCGAGGCCTTCACCGGCGCGCTCCTGCCGGACACGCCGGACGCCAGCGCGATGACCGACAATCCGCTGGCGATCTCCGGCTTCTCGGGTCGCCGCTGA
- the ureC gene encoding urease subunit alpha, whose protein sequence is MPYKMSRAAYADMFGPTVGDRLRLADTDLIIEVEKDFTVYGEEVKFGGGKVIRDGMGQSQAPRSAGAVDTVITNVLIVDHWGIVKADVGIRDGRIAAIGKAGNPDVQPNVDIVVGPGTEAIAGEGKILTAGALDVHIHFICPQQIDDALMSGVTTMLGGGTGPATGTNATTCTPGPWHIARMLQAADSFPMNLAFAGKGNASLPAALEEQIMAGACCLKLHEDWGTTPAAIDTCLSVADEYDVQVMIHTDTLNESGFVENTTAAFRNRTIHAFHTEGAGGGHAPDIIKVCGETNVIPSSTNPTRPYTKNTIDEHLDMLMVCHHLDGSIPEDVAFAESRIRKETIAAEDILHDIGAFSIIASDSQAMGRVGEVIIRTFQTAHKMKLQRGRLAGETGQNDNLRVRRYIAKVTINPAIAHGLDEHIGSVEVGKLADLVLWDPKFFGVKPDLVLKLGTIAAAPMGDPNASIPTPQPVHYRPMFGAFGKTMTASRITFVSRAAYDSGVRDRLGLDSLVLPVRNTRSGISKKSMILNDATPKIDVDPETYEVRADGELLTCEPADVLPMAQRYFLF, encoded by the coding sequence ATGCCCTACAAGATGTCCCGTGCCGCCTATGCCGACATGTTCGGCCCGACCGTTGGCGACCGCCTGCGCCTGGCCGACACGGATCTGATCATCGAGGTCGAGAAGGACTTCACCGTCTACGGCGAGGAGGTGAAGTTCGGCGGCGGCAAGGTCATCCGCGACGGCATGGGCCAATCCCAGGCACCGCGCTCCGCCGGCGCCGTCGACACCGTGATCACCAACGTGCTGATCGTCGACCACTGGGGCATCGTCAAGGCCGACGTCGGCATCAGGGACGGCCGCATCGCCGCCATCGGCAAGGCCGGCAACCCGGACGTCCAGCCGAACGTCGACATCGTCGTCGGCCCGGGCACGGAGGCGATCGCCGGCGAAGGCAAGATCCTGACCGCCGGCGCGCTCGACGTGCACATCCATTTCATCTGCCCGCAGCAGATCGACGACGCGCTGATGTCGGGCGTCACCACCATGCTCGGCGGCGGCACCGGGCCGGCGACCGGCACCAACGCCACCACCTGTACCCCCGGCCCCTGGCACATCGCCCGCATGCTGCAGGCGGCCGACAGCTTTCCGATGAACCTCGCCTTCGCCGGCAAGGGCAACGCCTCGCTGCCGGCCGCGCTGGAAGAACAGATCATGGCCGGCGCCTGCTGCCTCAAGCTGCACGAGGACTGGGGCACGACGCCGGCGGCCATCGACACCTGCCTGTCGGTCGCCGACGAATACGACGTCCAGGTGATGATCCACACCGACACACTGAACGAATCGGGCTTCGTCGAGAACACCACCGCCGCCTTCCGGAACCGCACCATCCACGCCTTCCACACAGAGGGCGCCGGCGGCGGCCATGCGCCGGATATCATCAAGGTGTGCGGCGAGACGAACGTCATCCCGTCGTCGACCAATCCGACGCGACCCTATACGAAGAACACCATCGACGAGCATCTCGACATGCTCATGGTCTGCCATCATCTGGACGGCTCCATTCCGGAGGACGTCGCCTTCGCCGAGAGCCGCATCCGCAAGGAGACCATCGCCGCCGAGGACATCCTGCACGACATTGGCGCCTTCTCGATCATCGCGTCGGACAGCCAAGCGATGGGCCGCGTCGGCGAGGTGATCATCCGCACCTTCCAGACCGCCCACAAGATGAAACTCCAGCGCGGCCGGCTGGCCGGCGAGACCGGCCAGAACGACAACCTGCGCGTCCGCCGCTACATCGCCAAGGTGACCATCAACCCGGCCATCGCCCACGGTCTCGACGAGCACATCGGCTCGGTCGAGGTCGGCAAGCTCGCCGACCTCGTGCTCTGGGATCCGAAGTTCTTCGGCGTCAAACCGGACCTGGTGCTGAAACTCGGCACCATCGCCGCCGCGCCGATGGGCGACCCCAACGCCTCCATCCCGACGCCCCAACCGGTGCACTACCGGCCGATGTTCGGCGCCTTCGGCAAGACCATGACGGCGAGCCGGATTACCTTCGTGTCCAGGGCGGCCTATGACAGCGGCGTCAGGGACCGGCTCGGCCTCGACAGCCTCGTCCTGCCGGTGAGGAACACCCGCAGCGGCATCTCCAAGAAGTCGATGATCCTCAACGACGCCACGCCGAAGATCGATGTCGATCCGGAAACCTACGAGGTGCGCGCCGACGGTGAACTGCTGACCTGTGAACCTGCCGATGTTCTTCCCATGGCCCAGCGCTATTTCCTGTTCTAG
- a CDS encoding lysozyme inhibitor LprI family protein, with translation MPLARLVLAIALLLPAGAARAQETIDCGYPLSQMELTYCAEKAWEAADADLNAAYREAMARMREMDANLADMPDLQGAAEALKEAQRAWIPYRDKACAAYGFLARGGTMEPQLIYGCLATLTVRRAEELKDLAAGIEGR, from the coding sequence ATGCCGCTCGCCCGCCTCGTCCTTGCCATCGCCCTTCTGTTACCGGCCGGCGCCGCACGGGCGCAGGAGACGATCGACTGCGGCTATCCGCTCAGCCAGATGGAACTGACCTATTGCGCCGAAAAGGCCTGGGAAGCCGCCGACGCGGACCTCAACGCCGCCTACCGGGAAGCCATGGCACGCATGCGCGAGATGGACGCGAACCTTGCCGATATGCCGGACCTGCAGGGTGCCGCCGAGGCCCTGAAGGAGGCTCAGCGCGCCTGGATCCCCTATCGAGACAAAGCCTGCGCGGCCTACGGCTTCCTCGCCCGCGGCGGCACCATGGAGCCGCAGCTGATCTACGGCTGCCTGGCGACGCTCACCGTCCGGCGCGCCGAGGAACTGAAGGACCTCGCCGCCGGAATCGAAGGCCGATGA
- a CDS encoding SDR family oxidoreductase yields the protein MANELSARALPGGRARTILITGCSSGIGASAARLLRGRNWRVFASARKDKDVAALQAAGFEAYRLDYEDADSIRQAAATVLERCDGRLDALFNNGAYAVPCAVEDLPTEALRALFEANFFGWHELTRQVLPSMRANGSGRIVQCSSILGFIAMKYRGAYTASKFALEAYSDTLRQELRGTGIHVSLIEPGPIDTRFTANALANFHRWIGKEGLMASPHRASYDCRLKRMEAGEPGPFKLPPEAVVKDLIHAVEAPRPRARYRVTVPTKAMAVARRLLSTRALDSVLTRAADKEE from the coding sequence ATGGCAAACGAGCTTTCGGCGCGCGCGCTCCCGGGCGGAAGGGCACGGACCATCCTGATCACGGGCTGTTCCTCCGGCATCGGCGCCAGCGCGGCGCGGCTGCTGCGCGGGCGCAACTGGCGGGTGTTCGCCAGCGCGCGCAAGGACAAGGACGTGGCGGCGCTGCAGGCGGCCGGCTTCGAGGCCTACCGGCTGGACTACGAGGATGCCGACAGCATCCGTCAGGCGGCTGCGACGGTGCTGGAGCGCTGTGACGGCCGACTCGACGCCCTGTTCAACAATGGTGCCTATGCGGTGCCCTGTGCGGTCGAGGATCTGCCGACCGAGGCACTGCGGGCGCTGTTCGAGGCGAATTTCTTCGGCTGGCACGAACTGACGCGGCAGGTGCTGCCGTCGATGCGCGCCAACGGGTCCGGGCGGATCGTACAGTGCTCGTCGATCCTCGGTTTCATCGCGATGAAATACCGCGGTGCCTACACGGCGTCGAAGTTCGCGCTCGAGGCCTATTCCGACACGCTGAGGCAGGAATTGCGCGGCACCGGTATCCATGTCAGCTTGATCGAACCGGGGCCGATCGACACGCGCTTCACGGCCAACGCGCTGGCCAACTTCCATCGCTGGATCGGCAAGGAGGGGTTGATGGCCTCGCCGCACCGGGCGAGCTATGACTGCCGGCTCAAGCGGATGGAGGCCGGCGAACCGGGACCTTTCAAGTTGCCGCCGGAGGCGGTGGTGAAGGATCTCATCCATGCGGTCGAGGCGCCGCGGCCGAGGGCGCGCTACCGGGTCACTGTGCCGACCAAGGCGATGGCGGTGGCCCGGCGCCTGCTGTCGACCCGGGCGCTGGACAGCGTGCTCACGCGGGCGGCCGACAAGGAGGAGTAG
- a CDS encoding twin transmembrane helix small protein, with translation MGSILYNLVPVALAAVAIVLFLGLWNMFRGGPASRSQALMRWRVGLQFVAVVIIMAALYFLGSRP, from the coding sequence ATGGGAAGCATCCTTTACAATCTCGTGCCGGTCGCGCTCGCAGCGGTGGCGATCGTTCTGTTTCTGGGCCTGTGGAACATGTTCCGCGGTGGACCCGCCAGCCGCTCGCAGGCGCTGATGCGCTGGCGCGTCGGCCTCCAGTTCGTAGCGGTGGTCATCATCATGGCCGCCCTTTATTTCCTTGGCTCCAGGCCGTGA
- a CDS encoding cob(I)yrinic acid a,c-diamide adenosyltransferase codes for MVVLNKIYTRTGDDGTTALGSGERRPKHDVRIEAYGTVDETNATVGLVRLNLSDSDPRVDELLARIQNDLFDLGADLATPETGKDLGYEPLRITDAQVKALEEAIDALNANLAPLRSFVLPGGSPAAAYLHLARTVARRAERLMVNLASAEAVNPAAIRYMNRLSDFFFVASRYLNDRGAGDVLWVPGKNR; via the coding sequence ATGGTCGTCCTGAACAAGATCTACACCCGGACCGGTGATGACGGTACCACGGCGCTGGGCTCCGGCGAGCGGCGTCCCAAGCACGACGTCCGCATCGAGGCTTACGGCACGGTCGACGAGACCAACGCGACGGTCGGCCTGGTGCGGCTGAACCTTTCCGACAGCGATCCGCGCGTCGACGAGCTGCTCGCGCGGATCCAGAATGACCTGTTCGACCTTGGCGCCGATCTAGCGACGCCGGAGACCGGCAAGGACCTGGGCTACGAGCCGCTGCGCATCACGGATGCGCAAGTCAAGGCGCTGGAGGAGGCGATCGACGCGCTCAACGCCAATCTCGCCCCGCTGCGGTCCTTCGTGCTGCCGGGCGGCAGTCCGGCGGCTGCCTATCTGCATCTTGCGCGCACGGTAGCGCGGCGGGCGGAGCGATTGATGGTGAACCTTGCCAGTGCCGAGGCGGTCAACCCGGCCGCCATCCGCTACATGAACCGGCTGTCGGACTTCTTCTTCGTCGCTTCGCGCTATCTCAACGACCGGGGCGCGGGCGACGTGCTCTGGGTGCCCGGCAAGAACCGCTGA
- the tesB gene encoding acyl-CoA thioesterase II translates to MNTAIDSLLSILDLEQLEHNLFRGRSPQVGWQRVYGGQVIGQALVAASRTVIEDRHIHSLHGYFLRPGDPSVPIVYDVDRIRDGGSFTTRRVVAIQHGQAIFSMSASFQTGEDGLEHQAEMPSVPMPEDLPSEQDLKEKFLKVAPENVRAYWERERPIELRPVDLTHYFSTKTLEPSQHVWVRATSALPDDKRIHRCVLAYASDMTLLDTSLFPHGKSVFSPDIQAASLDHAMWFHRPFRADDWLLYTTDSPSSSGGRGINRGMLFSRDGRLIATTAQEGLIRVRRD, encoded by the coding sequence ATGAACACGGCCATTGATTCACTTTTATCGATTCTCGACCTGGAACAGCTCGAACACAATCTGTTTCGCGGGCGCAGCCCCCAGGTCGGCTGGCAGCGGGTCTACGGCGGGCAGGTCATCGGCCAGGCGCTGGTCGCCGCCTCGCGCACGGTTATCGAGGACCGCCACATCCATTCGCTGCACGGCTATTTCCTGCGCCCCGGAGATCCCTCGGTTCCCATCGTCTACGACGTCGACCGCATCCGCGACGGCGGCAGCTTCACCACCCGCCGGGTCGTCGCGATCCAGCACGGCCAGGCGATCTTTTCGATGTCCGCCTCGTTCCAGACCGGCGAGGACGGCCTTGAGCACCAGGCCGAGATGCCGTCGGTGCCGATGCCGGAAGACCTGCCGAGCGAGCAGGATCTGAAGGAGAAATTCCTGAAAGTGGCACCCGAGAACGTGCGCGCCTACTGGGAGCGCGAACGCCCGATCGAGCTGCGCCCGGTCGACCTGACCCACTATTTCAGCACCAAGACGCTGGAGCCCTCCCAGCACGTCTGGGTGCGCGCCACCTCCGCCCTTCCGGACGACAAGCGCATCCATCGCTGCGTGCTCGCCTATGCCTCCGACATGACGCTGCTCGATACCTCGCTGTTCCCGCACGGCAAGTCGGTGTTCAGTCCGGACATCCAGGCCGCCAGTCTCGACCATGCCATGTGGTTCCACCGGCCGTTTCGCGCTGACGACTGGCTACTCTACACCACCGACAGTCCGTCGTCCTCGGGCGGGCGCGGCATCAACCGCGGCATGCTGTTCTCGCGCGACGGCCGGCTGATCGCCACCACCGCCCAGGAGGGCCTGATCCGCGTGCGGCGCGACTGA